In Bacillus sp. KH172YL63, one genomic interval encodes:
- a CDS encoding TetR/AcrR family transcriptional regulator, translating to MKSNKKQLIKEVAMDLFGQKGYEDTSLSDIASSVGMKKPSLYNHFESKDELFIEVLAELVESEVRAYQRAAEEMNPEEPLLNVKKLFDLFCLRLMTTKEALLWKRVTFFPPPQFKEQIQEKFMHFEKVTSSLLSSMYKEGLKQHYFNGIDENEFIASFLCLVDGVFLEHHYYSEEIFQQRIGSAWKVYELGITSHKGE from the coding sequence ATGAAATCAAATAAAAAGCAGTTGATAAAAGAAGTTGCAATGGATTTATTTGGCCAAAAAGGATATGAAGATACTTCACTTTCCGACATAGCATCAAGTGTAGGTATGAAAAAGCCCTCCCTTTACAATCATTTTGAAAGTAAAGATGAGTTATTCATAGAAGTACTCGCGGAGTTAGTGGAAAGCGAAGTAAGAGCTTATCAGAGAGCAGCAGAAGAAATGAATCCTGAAGAACCACTTCTGAACGTCAAAAAACTGTTTGACCTCTTTTGTCTGCGCCTCATGACAACGAAAGAAGCACTCCTCTGGAAAAGGGTCACATTTTTTCCACCTCCACAGTTCAAGGAACAGATACAGGAGAAATTCATGCACTTTGAAAAGGTCACTTCCTCCCTGTTATCCTCCATGTACAAAGAAGGATTGAAGCAGCATTACTTTAACGGAATAGATGAGAATGAATTTATTGCATCTTTTTTATGTTTGGTAGACGGTGTGTTTTTGGAGCATCATTATTACAGTGAAGAGATTTTCCAACAACGGATTGGATCTGCTTGGAAAGTTTATGAATTAGGGATCACTAGTCACAAAGGAGAGTAG
- a CDS encoding aminoacyl-tRNA hydrolase — MNKKDLVQYFIVNKDLPMSKGKTAAQVAHAATLSTLTMMSKDSPFQERQPDFIEWVQTGMKKIVLKGKTEELMKLEREGYFSIHDSGLTEIKEGSLTVVALPPMEKSEAKERVGHLTLLKN; from the coding sequence ATGAATAAAAAAGATCTCGTTCAGTATTTTATCGTCAATAAAGATTTACCGATGTCAAAGGGGAAAACTGCTGCCCAAGTCGCACACGCGGCAACACTCAGTACGTTGACAATGATGTCAAAAGATTCTCCATTTCAAGAAAGGCAGCCAGATTTCATAGAGTGGGTTCAAACCGGGATGAAAAAAATTGTTTTGAAGGGGAAAACGGAAGAGTTAATGAAATTAGAAAGAGAAGGCTATTTTAGTATTCACGACAGTGGATTGACTGAAATCAAGGAAGGATCCCTGACTGTCGTTGCCCTTCCGCCGATGGAGAAGTCTGAAGCGAAGGAGAGAGTGGGGCATCTGACACTTTTAAAAAATTAA
- a CDS encoding VOC family protein, with protein sequence MFGKIDTVHMTVTSLERSRHWYEEKLELKQVFDSGTYKVFKLGTGETTLTLQEGEVRPSSVKPILFSDALEETRLKLVKKGVEASEVKMEGEVTYFEFWDPDGNGFEVCHYMND encoded by the coding sequence ATGTTTGGGAAAATAGATACTGTCCACATGACGGTGACTTCCCTGGAACGTTCCCGTCATTGGTATGAAGAAAAGCTCGAACTCAAGCAAGTGTTCGACTCCGGGACGTACAAAGTGTTCAAGTTAGGGACTGGGGAAACGACCCTTACCCTTCAAGAGGGGGAAGTCCGGCCTTCCTCCGTCAAGCCAATTCTGTTTTCTGATGCATTAGAGGAAACGAGGCTGAAACTTGTAAAAAAGGGTGTAGAGGCCAGTGAAGTGAAAATGGAAGGTGAAGTGACTTACTTTGAGTTTTGGGATCCGGATGGGAACGGGTTTGAGGTTTGTCATTATATGAATGATTGA
- a CDS encoding DUF402 domain-containing protein, which translates to MLKRKYGLREGWSRILKQHGVTGYTPDKELEGYLSLITFDEVTEPLSVNYDGTSICIADKGYSWLQFFPADQHYSITTMMDGDSSIIQWYIDITKENGYCEEKGPWMDDLFLDLIVLPDGTWIEKDEEELEEAYQKGVIDKTDYLLAINEYQRFKMFLDKKELDLRELTSFHLETLHS; encoded by the coding sequence ATGTTAAAAAGGAAATACGGTCTCCGGGAGGGGTGGAGCAGGATCCTTAAACAACATGGCGTCACCGGGTACACACCCGATAAGGAGTTGGAAGGATATCTGTCGCTGATCACATTTGATGAAGTGACAGAGCCCCTTTCAGTAAATTATGATGGTACCTCCATTTGTATCGCGGATAAAGGCTATTCTTGGCTTCAATTTTTCCCTGCTGATCAGCATTATTCGATCACCACGATGATGGACGGTGACAGCTCGATCATTCAATGGTATATCGATATCACAAAGGAAAATGGTTATTGTGAAGAAAAAGGACCGTGGATGGATGATTTATTTCTTGATCTCATTGTTTTGCCGGATGGAACATGGATTGAAAAAGATGAAGAGGAACTGGAGGAAGCTTATCAGAAGGGGGTTATCGATAAGACAGACTATCTCCTTGCAATCAATGAATATCAGCGGTTCAAGATGTTTCTTGACAAGAAAGAACTGGATTTGAGGGAGTTGACGTCTTTTCATTTAGAAACATTACACTCATAG
- a CDS encoding NUDIX hydrolase: MGYIEELRKAVGHRPLILVGAVVMIINEKNEVLLQQRRSPLGTWGLPGGLMELAESTEETARREVKEETSLELGQLHLLNVYSGADQYIKAENGDEFYVVTTAYYTFDYFGEWKADESESIELAFFPLGEWPEKMVGSHRAMLSDYMKQRDGKPPC, translated from the coding sequence ATGGGATACATAGAAGAATTGAGGAAAGCAGTGGGGCACCGTCCACTCATCCTGGTCGGTGCTGTCGTTATGATCATCAATGAAAAGAATGAAGTACTTCTGCAGCAGAGAAGGTCCCCCCTTGGAACCTGGGGGCTTCCGGGAGGATTAATGGAGCTTGCTGAGTCGACGGAAGAGACGGCAAGGAGAGAAGTGAAGGAGGAGACAAGTCTTGAATTGGGACAGCTTCATCTGCTAAATGTTTATTCAGGAGCTGATCAATATATTAAGGCAGAAAATGGTGACGAATTTTACGTTGTCACAACAGCTTATTACACATTTGACTATTTCGGTGAATGGAAGGCAGATGAATCAGAATCCATAGAGCTTGCGTTTTTCCCTTTAGGAGAATGGCCGGAAAAGATGGTGGGAAGTCATCGGGCGATGCTATCTGATTACATGAAACAGAGAGATGGGAAACCCCCATGTTAA
- a CDS encoding DMT family transporter: MGWIYVIAGGVLEIGWATGLSLSEGFTKPVPSVITAFLIIISFYFFSQSMRLLPIGTAYAVFTGIGAAGTAVAGMFFMDEGISSLKIAFISLLLFSVIGLKMGDKEEQEDGGGN, translated from the coding sequence ATGGGTTGGATTTATGTAATAGCAGGCGGGGTCCTCGAGATCGGCTGGGCGACAGGATTATCTTTGTCTGAAGGATTTACGAAGCCTGTGCCAAGCGTGATCACGGCTTTTCTTATTATCATCAGTTTTTATTTCTTCTCTCAGTCTATGAGATTATTGCCAATCGGGACTGCTTATGCCGTTTTCACCGGAATAGGCGCTGCAGGTACGGCGGTTGCCGGAATGTTCTTTATGGATGAAGGAATCAGTTCATTGAAGATTGCCTTCATATCTTTACTTCTGTTCAGTGTGATCGGATTAAAGATGGGCGATAAAGAAGAACAAGAAGATGGGGGTGGAAATTGA